One genomic region from bacterium encodes:
- the speB gene encoding agmatinase, with amino-acid sequence MKPNEHPFLAPEPEFCAYSSAAAVILPFPYEGGVSYGHGTAAAPRAILEASAYVEFYDEVLKAEPYRMGIATVAAPQIPAQPEGMIQTLYETTQALLNDQKFVVVLGGDHSISSGYFKALLEKHGRLSCIQLDAHSDLREEYEGNRLSHASVMARIREMTPHALQLGIRAQCLEEALAIAANHWPVCTMHDFRKGVFDVEAAIATLPDPVFITVDVDAFDLSIIHTTGTPEPGGFTWDEALDLLEKIFMRKNVVGFDLVELAYDENDRNSAFCTARLAYKMLGLKLAAEVARGKLSWPKKPAGAILES; translated from the coding sequence ATGAAGCCGAACGAGCATCCCTTTCTCGCACCGGAGCCGGAGTTCTGCGCGTATTCTAGTGCAGCGGCGGTGATTTTGCCCTTCCCCTACGAGGGCGGCGTATCCTACGGTCACGGCACCGCGGCCGCACCCCGGGCCATCCTCGAAGCTTCGGCCTATGTTGAGTTCTACGACGAGGTCCTCAAAGCCGAACCCTACCGCATGGGCATCGCCACCGTGGCCGCTCCGCAAATCCCCGCTCAGCCGGAGGGGATGATCCAGACCCTCTATGAAACCACACAGGCGTTGCTCAACGACCAAAAGTTCGTGGTGGTGCTCGGCGGCGACCATTCGATCTCGAGCGGCTATTTCAAAGCCCTGCTTGAAAAGCACGGCCGTCTCTCCTGCATCCAGCTCGACGCCCACTCTGACCTGCGCGAGGAGTACGAAGGCAACCGGCTCAGCCACGCCAGTGTCATGGCCCGCATCCGCGAGATGACCCCGCACGCCCTCCAGCTCGGCATCCGCGCCCAGTGCCTCGAGGAGGCGCTGGCGATCGCCGCAAACCACTGGCCGGTTTGCACCATGCACGATTTCCGTAAGGGGGTGTTCGATGTGGAGGCGGCCATTGCCACCCTGCCCGATCCGGTCTTCATAACCGTCGATGTCGATGCCTTCGATCTCAGCATCATCCATACCACCGGCACCCCTGAACCAGGGGGTTTCACCTGGGATGAGGCTCTTGACTTGCTGGAAAAGATTTTCATGCGGAAAAATGTGGTGGGATTCGATCTGGTCGAACTCGCCTACGATGAAAACGACCGCAATTCGGCCTTTTGCACCGCAAGGCTTGCCTACAAAATGCTCGGCTTAAAGCTCGCCGCTGAAGTGGCGCGGGGAAAACTAAGCTGGCCGAAAAAACCGGCCGGAGCGATTCTTGAATCCTGA
- a CDS encoding P1 family peptidase encodes MHFRLLPMLLVLVAGLSVPASAGERPRARDLGIVVGALDPGPLNAITDVAGVRVGQITLIRGDSVHTGVTVILPHAGNLYQSRVPAAVVVGNGYGKLVGYTQIAELGELETPIALTNTLAVWRVADGLAQWMLHLPGMEMVRSINPVVAETNDGSLNAIRTTAVTQQDLLNALAAAAEGPVAEGSVGAGTGTVAFQWKGGIGTSSRLLVEGPWRVGVLVQSNFGRWQDLRIEGAPVGRELGRSGVHPHINKTGDGSIVVVIATDAPLSDRNLKRLAARALLGIGRTGGFASNGSGDYVIAFSTHPGVRRPAAGNAPWAAELGNAEMNPLFEAAVDATVEAIYNSLLRASNQSGAEVSVEALPIDEVHAILCRYGIGTTTGKGKR; translated from the coding sequence ATGCATTTCCGGCTTTTACCGATGCTTCTCGTGCTCGTCGCTGGCCTCTCTGTCCCCGCCTCTGCCGGAGAACGCCCGCGAGCCCGCGATCTCGGCATCGTCGTTGGGGCGCTTGACCCCGGTCCCCTCAATGCGATCACGGATGTAGCCGGGGTGCGGGTCGGCCAGATCACCCTCATCCGCGGGGATTCGGTGCACACCGGGGTGACGGTGATCCTGCCGCATGCAGGCAATCTCTATCAGAGTCGTGTGCCCGCAGCGGTGGTGGTCGGCAATGGCTATGGCAAACTGGTTGGTTATACCCAGATCGCCGAACTTGGTGAGTTAGAAACCCCCATCGCGCTCACCAATACTCTCGCGGTCTGGCGTGTGGCGGATGGACTGGCCCAATGGATGCTCCATCTTCCGGGCATGGAGATGGTGCGCTCGATCAACCCGGTGGTCGCCGAAACCAACGATGGCTCTCTAAACGCCATCCGCACCACGGCGGTTACGCAGCAGGACCTCCTCAATGCCCTGGCTGCTGCAGCGGAGGGACCGGTGGCGGAGGGTTCGGTCGGGGCCGGGACCGGCACGGTGGCCTTTCAATGGAAGGGAGGCATCGGCACCAGCTCGCGCCTGCTGGTGGAGGGGCCTTGGCGGGTGGGGGTGCTGGTTCAGTCCAATTTCGGGCGCTGGCAGGACCTGCGCATAGAAGGGGCACCGGTGGGCCGGGAGCTCGGTCGCAGCGGAGTCCATCCCCATATCAATAAAACCGGTGACGGCTCGATCGTCGTCGTGATCGCGACCGATGCCCCGCTCTCCGACCGCAATCTCAAACGCCTCGCCGCACGCGCTCTCCTTGGCATCGGCCGGACCGGCGGCTTTGCCTCGAATGGTTCCGGCGACTATGTGATCGCCTTCTCGACCCATCCCGGCGTGCGGCGTCCTGCCGCGGGGAATGCGCCGTGGGCGGCTGAACTGGGTAACGCGGAGATGAATCCGCTCTTTGAAGCGGCCGTCGATGCCACCGTCGAAGCCATCTATAATTCACTGCTGCGGGCGAGCAATCAATCGGGAGCGGAGGTCTCGGTCGAGGCCTTGCCAATCGACGAGGTTCATGCAATCCTGTGCCGGTATGGAATCGGGACAACTACCGGAAAGGGCAAGCGATGA
- a CDS encoding spermidine/putrescine ABC transporter substrate-binding protein, with the protein MKKSTLLVAALVGLALLAGCKSASTDLHLYTWADYIKPELVQQFEQTNGCKIIIDTFDSNEGMYAKLKAGATGYDLITPSSYMAKIMYGQEMLQPLDHARLPNLANIDPDYLRIAIDPGMKYSVPYMITYTGIGYLKDRVVDIQPTWKMFERPDLKGRMTMLNDMRETIGAALKYLGYSLNSVDDTQLAAARAVVIGWKKNLAKFENEQYKTGLASGEFHLVHGYSGDILKVKEENEQVEFVLPAEGFSLASDDLVIPRAAKNVNLSYKFINFLHQPEVAAANTEFITYLCPNSASYGLLSEEIKANPGIFPDAATRARGEVIQDLGANNQKYIKIWDEIKAAGE; encoded by the coding sequence ATGAAAAAAAGCACACTCCTCGTGGCGGCTCTTGTCGGACTTGCCCTCCTGGCAGGCTGCAAATCTGCAAGCACCGACCTCCATCTCTACACGTGGGCTGATTACATCAAACCGGAGCTGGTACAGCAATTTGAACAAACGAACGGCTGCAAGATCATCATCGACACCTTTGACAGCAACGAAGGAATGTACGCCAAGCTCAAAGCGGGCGCAACCGGCTATGACCTCATCACCCCCAGCTCCTACATGGCCAAAATAATGTACGGACAGGAGATGCTGCAGCCGCTGGATCACGCCCGGCTCCCCAACCTTGCCAACATCGATCCCGACTATCTCAGGATCGCCATCGATCCCGGAATGAAATACAGCGTCCCTTACATGATCACCTATACCGGGATCGGGTACCTCAAGGACCGGGTTGTCGACATCCAACCCACCTGGAAAATGTTCGAGCGTCCGGATCTCAAAGGCCGCATGACGATGCTCAACGATATGCGCGAGACCATCGGCGCCGCCCTGAAGTACCTTGGCTACAGCCTCAACAGTGTCGATGATACCCAGCTGGCCGCCGCCAGGGCCGTAGTCATCGGCTGGAAAAAGAATCTGGCCAAATTCGAAAATGAACAGTACAAGACCGGCCTGGCCTCGGGCGAGTTCCATCTGGTTCATGGCTACAGCGGCGACATTCTCAAGGTCAAGGAGGAAAACGAACAGGTCGAATTTGTGCTGCCCGCCGAGGGCTTTTCGCTGGCATCCGACGATCTGGTCATCCCCCGGGCAGCCAAAAATGTCAACCTCTCCTACAAGTTTATCAATTTTCTGCACCAGCCGGAGGTGGCCGCCGCCAATACCGAGTTCATCACCTATCTCTGCCCCAACAGTGCAAGCTATGGCCTGCTGAGCGAGGAAATCAAGGCCAATCCGGGAATTTTTCCCGATGCGGCCACCCGCGCCCGCGGCGAGGTGATTCAGGATCTGGGTGCAAACAACCAGAAATATATCAAGATCTGGGACGAGATCAAGGCCGCAGGGGAGTGA
- a CDS encoding NADH-quinone oxidoreductase subunit D — protein MKGTAESLQHDTTIVNMGPQHPSTHGVLNLTLTLRGEIIEKAEPKVGFLHRAIEKIAESTQYVGFIPYTDRVDYLSAMFGNQCYCMAVEKLLGIEVPRRAEYMRVVACELNRIINHLIACGTFAMDLGAFTPFLHGMREREMVNDMMEKICGARLNYNYMRFGGVSRDWVPGLDKEILAFLDRFETFLPEFNRLITGNEIFVKRLVHVVPISAEQAIKYGLGGPNLRASGVDFDLRRDYPYSVYPEFQFRVITGKGYRGETGDTFSRYMVRLDEMVESAKIVRQAVEGIPEGEYLAKVPRNPVVPAGEVYTHVESTRGEMGFYLISDGTDKPFRCKIRTSSFCAMAVIPEVIPGFMVADLTAFFGSLDVVAPEVDR, from the coding sequence ATGAAAGGTACAGCGGAATCCCTGCAGCACGACACCACCATTGTCAATATGGGACCTCAGCATCCCTCCACCCACGGCGTCCTCAATCTCACCCTGACCCTTCGCGGCGAGATCATCGAAAAGGCCGAGCCGAAGGTGGGCTTTCTCCATCGCGCCATTGAAAAGATCGCTGAATCGACCCAATACGTCGGGTTCATCCCCTATACCGATCGCGTCGACTATCTCTCGGCCATGTTCGGCAACCAGTGCTACTGCATGGCGGTGGAAAAACTGCTCGGCATCGAGGTGCCGCGCCGCGCCGAATACATGCGCGTCGTCGCCTGCGAACTCAACCGCATCATCAACCATCTCATCGCCTGCGGCACCTTCGCCATGGATCTCGGCGCCTTCACCCCCTTCCTGCATGGCATGCGTGAGCGCGAGATGGTCAACGACATGATGGAGAAGATCTGCGGCGCCCGCCTCAACTATAACTATATGCGCTTCGGCGGGGTCTCGCGCGACTGGGTGCCGGGCTTGGACAAGGAAATCCTCGCCTTCCTCGACCGCTTCGAGACCTTCCTCCCCGAATTCAACCGCCTGATCACTGGCAACGAGATCTTTGTCAAACGACTCGTGCACGTCGTGCCGATCTCAGCAGAACAGGCGATCAAGTATGGCCTGGGAGGCCCGAATCTACGCGCCTCCGGGGTCGATTTCGATCTGCGCCGCGACTATCCCTACAGCGTTTATCCCGAATTCCAATTCCGGGTCATCACCGGAAAAGGCTACCGCGGCGAGACCGGCGACACCTTCTCACGTTATATGGTACGCCTTGACGAAATGGTCGAGTCGGCGAAAATCGTCCGTCAGGCGGTCGAAGGCATCCCTGAAGGAGAGTATCTGGCCAAGGTACCGCGCAACCCCGTGGTGCCCGCCGGAGAAGTCTATACCCATGTCGAGAGCACTCGCGGCGAGATGGGCTTTTACCTGATCAGCGACGGCACCGACAAGCCCTTTCGCTGCAAGATCAGGACCAGCTCCTTCTGCGCCATGGCGGTGATTCCCGAAGTGATCCCCGGCTTTATGGTGGCTGATCTCACGGCCTTTTTCGGCAGCCTCGATGTGGTCGCGCCCGAAGTGGATCGATAG
- a CDS encoding arginine decarboxylase, pyruvoyl-dependent: protein MFFTKGVGYHKNKLQSFELALRDADIEICNLVTVSSIFPPDCKIITRSQGIKLLSPGQITFVVMAREATCEPNRLVSAAIGLATPKDTNQYGYLSEHHAFGETMKKSADFAEDLAATMLASTLGIELDPEVAWDERKKEYKVDQKNHFVSRSICQSAEGHKDGLWTTVVACAVLILE from the coding sequence ATGTTTTTCACCAAAGGCGTCGGCTATCATAAGAACAAACTGCAAAGCTTCGAGCTGGCACTGCGCGATGCGGACATTGAAATCTGCAACCTGGTGACCGTTTCCTCCATTTTCCCGCCGGACTGCAAGATCATCACCCGCTCCCAGGGCATCAAACTGCTTTCGCCGGGGCAGATCACCTTTGTCGTCATGGCGCGCGAGGCCACCTGCGAGCCGAACCGCCTGGTCTCGGCCGCCATCGGCCTGGCCACACCCAAGGACACCAACCAGTATGGCTATCTCAGCGAGCACCATGCCTTCGGCGAGACCATGAAAAAATCGGCCGATTTCGCTGAAGATCTCGCTGCGACCATGCTCGCCTCCACCCTCGGCATCGAACTCGATCCCGAAGTGGCTTGGGACGAACGCAAAAAAGAGTACAAGGTCGACCAGAAGAACCACTTCGTCAGCCGCAGCATCTGCCAGTCGGCCGAAGGGCACAAGGACGGCCTCTGGACCACCGTGGTTGCCTGCGCAGTCCTGATTCTGGAATAG
- a CDS encoding NADH-quinone oxidoreductase subunit B family protein, with amino-acid sequence MEPLIWDAGFAIPTRIDDLINLPRKNSLWYLLFATACCGIELMQTGGPRTDLDRFGMVFRATPRQVDLLLIAGSITYKMAEDVRRLYDQMPEPKYVLAMGSCANCGGLFSRGYSVVKGIDKVIPVDVYLPGCPPRPEALNHAMMTIQNRIRKDHWAQRMFNEAEAIAK; translated from the coding sequence ATGGAGCCTCTGATTTGGGATGCGGGTTTTGCCATCCCCACCAGAATCGATGATCTGATCAATCTGCCGCGCAAGAACTCGCTCTGGTACCTGCTCTTCGCCACCGCCTGCTGCGGGATCGAGCTGATGCAGACCGGCGGCCCGCGCACCGATCTGGACCGCTTCGGCATGGTCTTCCGCGCCACGCCGCGCCAGGTCGATTTGCTGCTGATCGCCGGTTCGATCACTTACAAGATGGCGGAGGATGTCCGCCGTCTCTATGACCAGATGCCCGAGCCCAAATACGTCCTGGCGATGGGCTCCTGCGCCAACTGCGGCGGCCTCTTTTCGCGGGGTTACTCAGTCGTCAAAGGCATCGACAAGGTCATCCCGGTCGATGTCTATCTGCCGGGCTGCCCGCCACGTCCCGAGGCCCTGAACCACGCCATGATGACCATACAGAACCGTATCCGTAAAGATCACTGGGCGCAACGCATGTTCAATGAAGCGGAGGCCATCGCCAAATGA
- the nuoH gene encoding NADH-quinone oxidoreductase subunit NuoH yields MKNWFDSLIANFQLDPWVMTLALGFWLLIVAAFVLVFMASFAGITSWLERRIAGRMQSRIGPNRVGLVGFWQWLADGLKSFLKEDVIPDAADRTLFKMAPYLVFPGGFAAFAALPWGYGIIASNIDIGIFYITAITTLVVLGILMAGWSSNNKWSLIGGVRSASQMISYEIPAGLAVLTIVAVAGTLNMQAIVALQGGWPWQWFFFSNPFTFIAFFIFFASILAEGNRTPFDLPEAESELVAGYLVEYSGMRFLFFLFTEWANVWTMSALLTTLFLGGWQIPGIADLGAVIAAAPFAGKILWIAASIAVFFIKTSVFVFIVIWVRWTLPRLRVDQLMIMCWKYFVPIGFVCLLGSALFVILPQTGLWHWIWLGMRLVLTGLGFAIAIGLIWRAFFNLRAMKDQLYIKIWA; encoded by the coding sequence ATGAAAAACTGGTTTGACTCGCTGATCGCCAATTTCCAGCTCGATCCCTGGGTGATGACCCTCGCCCTGGGCTTCTGGCTGCTCATCGTCGCCGCGTTTGTGCTGGTCTTCATGGCCAGCTTCGCGGGCATCACCTCCTGGCTCGAGCGCCGCATTGCCGGGCGCATGCAGTCGCGCATCGGTCCCAACCGGGTTGGCCTTGTCGGCTTCTGGCAGTGGTTGGCCGACGGCCTGAAATCCTTTCTCAAAGAGGATGTCATCCCCGACGCGGCCGACCGGACCCTCTTCAAAATGGCGCCCTATCTGGTCTTTCCCGGGGGTTTTGCCGCCTTTGCCGCCCTGCCCTGGGGGTACGGCATCATCGCCAGCAACATCGATATCGGCATTTTCTACATCACCGCCATCACCACCCTGGTGGTGCTGGGCATCCTCATGGCGGGTTGGTCGAGCAATAACAAATGGTCGCTGATCGGCGGGGTACGCTCTGCCTCGCAGATGATCTCCTACGAAATCCCGGCGGGTCTGGCCGTGCTCACGATAGTCGCCGTCGCCGGTACCCTCAACATGCAGGCCATCGTCGCCCTACAAGGCGGCTGGCCCTGGCAGTGGTTCTTCTTCAGTAATCCCTTCACCTTCATCGCCTTTTTCATCTTTTTCGCCTCCATCCTCGCCGAGGGCAACCGCACCCCCTTTGACCTTCCCGAGGCCGAAAGCGAACTGGTGGCGGGCTATTTGGTCGAATACTCCGGCATGCGCTTTCTCTTCTTCCTTTTCACCGAGTGGGCGAATGTCTGGACCATGTCGGCCCTGCTCACCACCCTTTTTCTCGGTGGCTGGCAGATCCCCGGCATCGCCGATCTTGGCGCGGTCATCGCCGCCGCACCTTTTGCGGGCAAGATCCTCTGGATCGCCGCCAGCATCGCGGTCTTTTTTATCAAGACCAGCGTTTTCGTCTTCATCGTCATCTGGGTGCGCTGGACCCTGCCGCGGTTGCGCGTGGACCAGTTGATGATCATGTGCTGGAAGTATTTCGTGCCGATCGGTTTTGTCTGCCTGCTCGGCTCGGCGCTCTTCGTCATCCTACCCCAGACCGGACTCTGGCATTGGATCTGGCTGGGCATGCGACTGGTGCTGACCGGACTCGGATTTGCCATCGCCATCGGCCTGATCTGGCGGGCCTTCTTCAACCTCCGCGCCATGAAGGACCAACTCTATATCAAAATTTGGGCATGA
- a CDS encoding sialate O-acetylesterase has translation MKPVRKAPLLFLLFFLRFVLPVSAEVRLPRLVGDGMVLQRGVPLHLWGWADPGEAVTLGFTGRSFAAKADQEGRWQVNLPPLPAGGPYTMEIAAGNRIFLKDILAGDVWICSGQSNMALPMERVKERYPEVIARADNPAIRHFFVPMVYDFRNPQNDLPSGRWEAATPQTVLNFTATGYFFALELFNRYHVPIGLIHASVGGSPAEAWMSAEGLRAFPDHLAAARQCAEEGYLQGIREKEQNYNDSWYAALLQRDQGFAGERPWSDPRCDSSSWPVMTLPGYWADAGLGPINGVVWFRREFTLPDSLAGQPAKLYLGRIVDSDSVYLNGTFVGTTSYQYPPRRYTVPARLLRAGSNTLVVRVVSKIGRGGFVTDKSYELVAGGATIDLKGQWHYQVGAVMEKPLPDPTFFQWKPLGLFNGMIAPLLPYAIKGVIWYQGEANTSRPQEYRTLFPALIADWRNHWRQGDFPFLFVQLPNFMEPRSDPSESRWAELREAQFRSLAVTRTGMAVAIDIGEWNDIHPLNKEEVGRRLALAARRIAYGEKKLVWSGPLYRSMKIRGNRIVLSFDHADGGLVARGGGAPGAFAIAGADGHYLWAKAEIRGDKVVVWNDSIARPAAVRYAWADNPLGANLCNAAGLPASPFCTEK, from the coding sequence ATGAAGCCTGTTCGTAAAGCACCCCTGCTGTTCCTTTTATTCTTTTTGCGCTTTGTGCTGCCAGTTTCGGCGGAAGTACGCCTGCCGCGGCTCGTCGGAGACGGAATGGTCCTGCAGCGCGGCGTGCCCCTGCACCTCTGGGGCTGGGCCGACCCCGGTGAAGCCGTGACTCTGGGTTTTACAGGCCGGTCTTTCGCTGCGAAGGCGGATCAAGAGGGCCGGTGGCAGGTGAACCTGCCGCCGCTGCCGGCCGGCGGGCCTTATACCATGGAGATCGCAGCCGGCAACCGGATCTTTCTCAAGGACATTCTGGCCGGCGATGTCTGGATCTGTTCCGGGCAGTCCAATATGGCGCTGCCGATGGAAAGGGTCAAGGAACGTTACCCCGAGGTGATCGCCCGCGCGGACAATCCTGCCATCCGCCACTTTTTTGTGCCGATGGTCTACGATTTCAGGAATCCGCAGAACGATCTGCCCTCCGGCCGCTGGGAGGCTGCTACGCCCCAAACCGTCCTCAATTTCACCGCCACCGGGTATTTCTTCGCGCTCGAGCTCTTCAACCGCTATCATGTGCCCATAGGCCTGATCCATGCCAGCGTCGGCGGTTCGCCGGCCGAGGCCTGGATGAGCGCGGAGGGGCTGCGGGCCTTCCCGGATCATCTGGCCGCTGCCAGGCAATGCGCGGAGGAGGGCTACCTCCAGGGCATCCGTGAGAAGGAGCAGAATTACAATGACAGCTGGTACGCTGCGCTGCTGCAGCGCGATCAGGGATTTGCTGGGGAGCGGCCGTGGTCCGATCCCCGATGCGATTCCTCGTCCTGGCCGGTCATGACCCTGCCGGGCTACTGGGCGGATGCCGGCCTGGGGCCGATCAATGGCGTGGTCTGGTTCAGACGGGAATTCACCCTGCCCGACTCCCTTGCGGGACAACCGGCGAAGCTCTACCTTGGACGGATCGTCGACAGCGATTCGGTTTACCTCAACGGGACTTTTGTGGGGACGACTTCGTATCAATATCCGCCCCGCCGCTATACGGTGCCCGCCCGTTTGCTCAGGGCCGGAAGCAACACCCTGGTCGTCCGCGTCGTCAGCAAGATCGGCCGCGGCGGCTTTGTAACCGACAAATCCTATGAGCTGGTGGCCGGCGGCGCCACCATCGATCTCAAGGGCCAGTGGCATTACCAGGTGGGTGCGGTTATGGAGAAGCCCCTCCCCGATCCAACTTTTTTTCAGTGGAAACCCTTAGGCCTTTTCAACGGCATGATCGCCCCACTGCTCCCCTATGCCATCAAGGGGGTGATCTGGTATCAGGGCGAGGCCAATACCTCCCGGCCGCAGGAATACCGGACGCTCTTTCCGGCGCTGATCGCCGACTGGCGGAATCATTGGCGGCAGGGCGACTTTCCTTTTCTCTTCGTCCAGCTGCCCAACTTCATGGAGCCCCGCTCCGACCCCTCCGAGAGCCGCTGGGCCGAACTCCGGGAAGCGCAGTTCCGGAGCCTCGCCGTCACCCGGACCGGGATGGCGGTGGCGATCGATATCGGCGAGTGGAATGACATCCACCCCCTCAACAAGGAGGAGGTCGGCAGACGCCTTGCCCTGGCGGCACGGCGGATCGCCTATGGAGAGAAAAAACTGGTCTGGTCCGGACCGCTCTACCGCTCGATGAAGATCCGGGGGAACCGGATCGTGCTCTCTTTTGATCACGCAGACGGCGGTTTGGTGGCCCGGGGCGGAGGAGCACCGGGGGCCTTTGCCATCGCCGGCGCCGACGGCCATTACCTCTGGGCGAAAGCCGAGATCCGGGGGGACAAGGTTGTGGTCTGGAACGACTCCATCGCCCGTCCGGCTGCCGTGCGTTACGCCTGGGCGGATAATCCGCTGGGGGCCAATCTCTGCAATGCGGCAGGACTGCCGGCCTCGCCCTTCTGTACCGAGAAATAA
- a CDS encoding NADH-quinone oxidoreductase subunit C — MTPNEILSALQSRFPDIPFELQQGQAGDPWILTPAGQIIPTLDYLKSTHGFIYLSCLGGIDYTTGLGIVYVIRSFEKKCEVTLKVLLPYDQPEVASAHALYGNANFFEREVWDLFGIRFTGHPNLTRIMLPDDWVGHPLRKDYVEAPDYHGIPTTRPNSHALLNPLYPAKPEPEPGPAPEGA, encoded by the coding sequence ATGACGCCAAACGAGATCCTTTCGGCCTTACAGAGCCGGTTCCCCGACATCCCCTTTGAGTTGCAACAGGGTCAGGCTGGCGATCCCTGGATCCTCACACCGGCCGGCCAGATCATCCCCACTCTCGACTATCTCAAATCCACACATGGCTTCATTTATCTCTCCTGTCTCGGCGGTATTGATTATACCACCGGCCTGGGCATCGTCTATGTGATCCGCTCCTTCGAGAAAAAGTGCGAGGTCACCCTCAAGGTGCTGCTGCCCTATGATCAGCCGGAGGTTGCCTCCGCCCATGCCCTTTATGGCAATGCTAACTTTTTCGAACGCGAGGTCTGGGACCTTTTCGGCATTCGTTTCACCGGTCACCCCAACCTCACCCGTATCATGCTGCCAGACGACTGGGTGGGTCATCCCCTGCGCAAGGACTATGTCGAGGCCCCGGATTATCACGGCATCCCGACGACCCGGCCGAACAGCCATGCGCTGCTGAATCCGCTTTACCCGGCCAAACCCGAGCCGGAACCCGGCCCCGCCCCGGAAGGAGCCTGA
- a CDS encoding NADH-quinone oxidoreductase subunit A produces the protein MLFNFSMVIMFLLLGAAFVLIAMELGRWIRPRRMGKNRNTTYECGEVPIGSGWYNFNPRFYMLALVFLIFDVEVVLTYPVVTVLREWAGLGKGWIAFIEILLFVVILVAGLAFLWKRGDLEWIKKIESR, from the coding sequence GTGTTATTCAATTTCAGCATGGTCATCATGTTCCTCTTGCTCGGCGCGGCCTTTGTGCTGATCGCTATGGAGCTGGGCCGCTGGATCCGCCCCCGGCGCATGGGCAAGAACCGCAATACCACCTATGAATGTGGCGAAGTGCCCATCGGTAGCGGCTGGTACAACTTTAATCCGCGCTTTTACATGCTCGCCCTGGTCTTTCTAATCTTCGACGTCGAGGTGGTTCTGACCTATCCGGTGGTCACCGTGCTGCGCGAATGGGCCGGGCTGGGCAAGGGCTGGATAGCCTTCATCGAGATCCTCCTTTTCGTCGTCATCCTGGTCGCCGGCCTGGCCTTTCTGTGGAAGAGGGGCGACCTCGAATGGATCAAGAAAATCGAAAGCCGTTAG
- a CDS encoding deoxyhypusine synthase family protein: MHPNTTSYFHDAPDIIPARTKRRQSIPELVDAMGATSFEARNLYRGAHLFKRMISDGDTIWLGIAGAGIAGGMGGLVLSLLEAGFIDIICSTGAQVYHDLHFAFGLPVKAISPQADDDALRAAGDTRIYDVGIREKETLEAQDEIIRHFVVERYSRLKGKTLSSWEFNYEMGLWVAETAPHPELSFVAVAAQAGVPIFWDSLSNHSIAMNLTRTDREGYPVALSGQRDIFDSAAISFSANGTGFVELGGGGPKNFIQQTGPTISQILGVDFEGADRGLQIGTAVEREGSLSSCTFSEAVTWGKYRSTGDDKLVQIWGEYSIIFPILVSFVLDQCPDRPQKNIVGQMPAFIETLAGAQ, from the coding sequence ATGCACCCGAACACTACCTCCTATTTCCATGACGCGCCGGATATCATCCCGGCCCGCACCAAACGCCGGCAGTCCATCCCCGAGTTGGTCGATGCCATGGGCGCCACCTCCTTCGAAGCGCGCAACCTTTATCGCGGCGCCCATCTCTTCAAGCGCATGATCAGCGATGGCGACACCATCTGGCTCGGCATTGCCGGCGCCGGGATCGCCGGCGGCATGGGCGGACTGGTTCTTTCCCTCCTCGAAGCCGGATTCATCGACATCATCTGCTCGACTGGCGCCCAGGTCTACCATGACCTCCATTTCGCTTTCGGCCTGCCGGTCAAGGCGATCAGCCCCCAAGCCGATGACGATGCCCTGCGCGCCGCCGGCGACACCCGCATCTACGATGTCGGCATCCGCGAAAAGGAGACCCTTGAGGCCCAGGACGAGATCATCCGCCATTTCGTGGTCGAACGCTACAGCCGCCTCAAAGGCAAAACCCTGAGCAGCTGGGAATTCAATTACGAGATGGGGCTCTGGGTCGCCGAGACCGCCCCCCATCCTGAACTCAGTTTCGTCGCCGTCGCCGCCCAGGCTGGCGTGCCGATCTTCTGGGATTCGCTCTCCAACCACTCCATCGCTATGAACCTCACCCGCACCGACCGCGAGGGCTATCCGGTCGCGCTCTCCGGCCAGAGGGACATCTTCGATTCGGCCGCCATCAGTTTTAGCGCCAATGGTACCGGCTTTGTCGAGCTGGGCGGCGGCGGTCCCAAGAACTTCATCCAGCAAACCGGACCGACCATCAGCCAGATCCTCGGCGTCGATTTCGAGGGGGCCGACCGCGGCCTGCAGATCGGCACCGCCGTGGAGCGCGAGGGCAGCCTCTCCTCCTGCACCTTCAGCGAGGCGGTAACCTGGGGCAAATATCGCTCGACCGGCGACGACAAACTGGTGCAGATCTGGGGCGAGTATAGTATCATCTTTCCGATCCTGGTCAGTTTTGTCCTCGACCAGTGCCCGGACCGCCCGCAAAAAAACATCGTCGGGCAAATGCCCGCTTTCATCGAGACCCTGGCAGGCGCACAATGA